The window gtaatttcaaaaaaattcctatgcacacgcaagatcatggtgatgcacaacaacgagaggggagagtgttgtctacataccctcgtagaccggaagggaaagcgttataacaacgtggttgatgtagtcgtacgtcttcatggcccgaccgatcaagtaccgaaactacgacacctccgagtttttgcacacgttcagcttgatgacgatcgccGGACTCTGATCTAGCtgtgattttttttctttctcaaTGTGATTTTTGCTATATCTTGTTTTGATGCTGGTTTTGATGCTCGATTATAGGAATTTCGTGGTATTATGTTTCTTTTCTACTTCTTGAATATGTTAGTGCTCCTTATATGGCTCGATTCAGAGAAAATTACTGGATTTTTTCAGAGGATCTGGATCCTTGTGAAATCCTAAGTTTTGCACTTTATTTTGAAAGAAAATTCTCATCCACCCAAATCTCTTTACAAACGAATTGCTTTTCCTGCGGTTCTCTAATAATCCTAGTGTTAACCCATAGTGTTAAAAGAGGACGTATATGTTTTGCCAGACCTGAAAAATCGCTGAATACGGTGGTGCCTCGCTTGAGTTTCGTCCCAAGAAGCAATAAGAATCCAACGAAAATGCATCACCTCAGACTGTTTAACGATATATAATCATTTGTAGAGGGTGCCATTGTTTCCCAGACAAAATGGAGGTCTGCAATTGTAAGGTCGTCCCCAACAATGCTGCTTCACCTACCACAAAACCAAATCCTAACTACTCGCATCATGATCCTCGAGACAAGTAAAACAACTTCCAGGAGACGAAACGAACCAAGATGATCTCGACATTAATAAACGTTAGCATAGATTTAGGTACACTCAACTAAGGCCATTTCAAACCAAAAACCGATCCCCTAAAAAATAGAGGATCCGGCCAAGTAAACCTTAGTGGACTAAGTTTTGGTAAACATAAATTTGCAAGAATTCAACTGAAATTTGCATACATTTAAACATAAGTTCAACCTAGTCTTGACAATCGAACATTAAACATAAATTCAAACTTAAACTACACTAAACTTAAACTAAATTAGACTACTCATcatcatgggccatagtggaggttGAGGCAATCTTTACTCGACATGCCACCACCGGTAACATTCTTCACGAAGATGGCCGCTCTGCCTCTACGAGTTCGGGTGCTCCCGGCGGAGGTCCGGCATGTACCCTTGTCTGCGGCCTCTGTTGCAAGGTGCTCCCTCGCCTCCCGGTTCCCTCGAGCCGTCGCCGGATCCACCACACCTGGCGTCAACGGGACGAGGTGGGCAGGCGTCGTCCCAAAAGGGAAATTGAGCCTCACGGCGGAGTCGTGGAACTGGACTTGCCACCGGTCGTATTCGAGTGCCATCATGTGGAACGACTCGATCCACTTCCTCTTGTGGGTCTTCCGGTCGGTGATCTCCGCCATTCATGTTCCCCACGGGCACTGCTGGATGCCGATGTATGTCCTATGCGGCTCCCGCTATGGAGGGGGGGGGGAGTCGGCGAACCGAGTGGGGGCCGAAGCATCGACCGTGCAGTGACGGCTAGAGGATGCGCCTCTTGAAGGCGAACCACGGGCGTGGCAGTGCGGATCCGCGCTGCAGATTGACGGCGGGGACCTCCGGCCACCGCGTCTGGCCATTGGAAGGAGGGGGAGGCGGCGAACGACAAGGGAGGCGCCAGCGGCAGGgcagaggggaggaggaggggaagAGAGAGTGTGATATTTTTTACTCGGCCGGCAAGCGGTGAAGTAAATATAGGGAGAACCGCGGCGGCCGAGGATAATTTATCCTCCTATGAGGCCAATTGGGGATCGGTTAGGTCCTGGTTAGAGAAGTAAAACCAGAAGTTTACTACTCTACCAATTATTGGGTACTAGTTAGGTCCCGGTTAGAGGAGTGGAAGCAGAATTTTACTTCTTTATAATCGGCTATTGGGAACCGGTTAGAAATGACCTGAGGAGCATAGTATTAGACTAGATATTCTCGCAAAAAAAGAGATTAGTTTAGATACATGACTCAACTAAGGGAGATTTCGGCATCATCGCATCGATAAAACTTTATCAAGGCGACTACACACATAAGTGAACTGACTGAGAAAAAGAACTTTTACCCCCGAATCTATCTCTACTTCCTAGACTACACTTGGCACATTGGTAGCGAAGGGGATTAAAACAAGGAAGGAACAGAGAGAAGGAGTAGTTCCCGTTCCCGTTTGCACTTGGGAAATCATCATCTCATCGGAGAAGAGAAGAAAAGTGTCCGTTTTTACTTGTGATCCAGTCCAGTCCAAAGCTAAGAATCCGTGTTTACTTCTGCCATGGTGATGATCCGGACTCGTAGTTTCTCGTGTGGTCGACTTGTGTTCTTATCCAATTATTATTTCCACTCGgacccttcttcctcctcaagataGGCCGACCTCCCCTGCATATAAGTAACCACGCCCCCTGGCCACCaaaccaacgcaaccgcaaccatcAATATCGTCTTCTTCTCTTCACGTAGACAAGTTTTCAATCTCAGTTTTTAGTTCTTCATGGAGAACAAGGGGGCGGCTGCGCCGGCggcgccagagaaggaggaggcgcaggcggcggcggcggcggcgacgtcgtGCTTCAAGAGGACGGTGGGCGAGGACGCGTCGCTGTTGGAGCTGGCCAAGGACCAGTACCGGCAGTTCGCGGAGGCGCAGGGTCGGGACCACTGGGAGTGCCTCAAGAACAAGGTCAGCTCCATGTTCGCCGACCCCATCTTCGGCGGCCTCAAGCCCGACTCCACCGCCAacacgccgccgccgtccgtcgaGTCGCAGTAGATCGTCGTCGTTCGTTCGCCTGCCGCGGTTCGTCCTGCAGTATATCGTTGCAACTTTATTATGAGGATCATGGGCCTTGTTTTTAGCTGTGGGGAACTTGTATTTGTATCGTCGTATTAAACTCGAGGAACTATATATTGTGGATTTTGAGTTTAATTGAATTAGTCAAGTGATTATCTCGAAGAAGAGCTATATCTTGTCTACATGATTCTTTGTTTTGATGCTTGATCCATAGGAATTTTGTGGTATGATGTTTTTTCTACTTCTTGAAAATATGATCAGTGCTCCCTTCTTATAGGGCTCGATTCAGAGAAAATTACTGGATTCTTTTAGAGGATCTGGATCCTTGTGAAAATTCACTTTGTTTTAAAAGAAAATTCTCATCCACGCAGTTTTTCCTGTGGTTCTCCAGTGTTGAAAGAGGACGTATGTCACTCCAATGCTATGTGTTTCCCAGACCTGAGAAAAATCATGTTGAATACACGGTGCCTCGCACGAGTTTCGTACGTCCCAGGCAAAGCAGCAACAAGAATCCAACGAAAACGCAACACCTGAGACTGTTTAACGATATCACTTGTAGCGACAAAAAGGTAGGCCTGCAATTGGAAGGTCGTCCCCAACAATGCTGCTTCACCTAGCACAAAACCAAATCCTAACTACTCGCATCATGATGATCCTTCAGACAAGTTGAGCTCCAAAACACTACTTCCAGCAAACAAAACAAGATGATCTCGACGAACGGTAGCAAAGATTAGTTTAGGGAGCATGATTACATTAGATCATAATTTAAAAAACCGGACCGGACCAGCGATCCCAGTGGTTTTTAAGCAAATCAGACCGTTCAAGCAATCGAACCGGAAAAAACCGTTTGAACCGGGCGGTTCAAAAAAAAACCAAATAGTTCGATGTCATTTTCAGAAAAGCCTCTCAATCGACTTGTTTTCATGTGAAGAAGGTGAGGGTGgaatcaaaaaagaaaagaaaaaccttCTTTTGATAGGGTTTCGGCCGAATTGGGACTCTCGATTTTGTCCAATCGTGTGTGCCGCCACCACCGTTGCTTGGCGCCGCAACGCACAACAACGCCGCCTCTCTCTCGCTGCTCCATGTGGCAGCACCAGGCCACCAGCTCGCGTCGCCACTCACGCTCCCACCGTCTTGCGCCACCTCCGTTGATAGCTGGGGAGAAGGGCTGCTGCTGTCTGGTCGAACTTGTTTGTCCAACTCCAATCTCCCTCCGCTGCATTTAAATCGACCAGGCCTTCCTCCGGTCCAGAGTCCAGACCAGGAGCAGCCGAGCAGGAGCTCTCCAGAGCTCTACCTTTGTTACCACTTGATTTTGATGTTGCTTACTGCAACTACTTGATGTCGTTTAATTACCTTGGTAAATGCTAGTGCGCATAGTTTGCAGCTCTTGTACCAATGTATGCGCTGGAGGTGTGGTTTGTATTCctcttgttcctaaatatttgtctttctaaatatttcaacaagtgactacatacaaagcaaaatgagtgaatctacactctaaaatatgtctatatacatccgtacgtggtaactatttgaaatctctaaaataacaaatatttaagaacggggGGAGTACCAGACTAATCCTGCATGCAAGGTCTGTCCCAGCCCATGTGCGTCCACCTGCTGTGCTCCCCGTGATTTTAGTCGAGGATGAATTCGTCCAAGCAAGGCTCAGGCTGCATATATGCACTACACAGCGGAATTTTGGCAAAAAACTAATACACACTAcaaaagggaatggagggagtactacattaCTATGTGGAACGCAGCCCGAACGTGTTTTGTGCCCTTGGATCATTAGCACGAATCTTGGAGCAAGGTGATTAGCCACATCAGGTTCTTTTCTCGTTCAGGAAAAACGCACATCGCCGCGAACGGCGTCTCCTACCCCACTCCGCTGCCCCCACCCCCCCACCCCGAAGAACCGATTATAAGCCCCCCTAGTTCATCTGCCTTTGTGCCTTTGCTCACACACCCCTTTCTTTATCTGCCTTGCTTATGAGCCCCCTTGTTTGATTTGCCTCTTGATTATAAGCCCCTTTTGCACGTTTAAGCATTAATTCACCACCTGATTCCGAATAAGTTGTTATATAGATGAACAAAAGACTGAAATATTCTCCCTTATCTTCTCTTCACGGGATTTGGCTGCAGATCCTCTGGTCTGTTTGGGGGCGACGAAAGCCACAAGAGGAGGGGTTCGAGTCGGGGCGCACGGAGAGAGAGAGCTGGATTCAGTCGGGGACGGGCAATGGCGGTGGAGGCAGCATGGAGGGAGAAGCCGTAGTGGCGCTGGAGGCATCAAGGAGGATCCGGCCTTCCCCCGCATGCACGGATGTCGTTGAGCTTCACGGGAATGGCAGTGGAAGAGCTTGGGCAGGGGCTGCCGTCGGGAGGAGCTTGAGCTGGGGTTGCCGATAGAAGAAGGACGAGCGGGACGTTTAGGTCCCTCGTGGGAGGCTTGACCGAGGTGTAGGGACGACCGCACAGAGGTTGTCCAGCTCATGGGAATGGCATCAGTGCACGCAGAGGGGTGAGAACTCTCAGAGAATCGTTGTTAGTTGCTTAATGATCCAACTAAACATGAAAAGGGGGCTATGGTcaatgttgagtataatgtttattaggaaagacgagatacactaggatttgttctggcttgtcttgtactctaaCTAGATCAttgtactcatatatatatatatatatatatatatatatatatatatatatatatatatatatgctcacgaggctcaagcaatacaatgaacTATTCCATCAATCCTCTTTcttccttctaacatggtatctatcgcaagtcgatcctaaaccctaatTGCCGCCGCTTCCGCACTACCGCGCCGCCcttggggcggtcggcctccacgaccgccgccgggggccgcgccgcccttacctagggttcgtccgccggccatgttaaccggctgccctagagagtctttttcccgagcccttgctccggggttttctctctcccgccggtcatcttgatcggcgttttctttttggttttccgatctttaCTTGATCAgtttgcgtcgcccgccgccgccatcgacaCCCTGTGTCTCTACTCCGACACCGGCGCGACCGGCCGGCTGCTTCACTGACCCGGCGGCCTCACGCGATAGGCGGCCCCTCAAGGTCGTCGTCCGCGCGCCGGCCTGCCTGTCGCCCTACGTCGGCCATCActccctgctccgaccgggacaccCATGTCGCCTATAcctggcggcctcgcgccatgcggcggccaatcatagccgcccgccgttgccggcttcatctcggactccgtcgCCACCCCGTCTCCACCGAGCGGTGTCCCCGACCACACAcgcgatcggattgatcacccgcccgccgCCATGATCCGCCCCATCTACCtcgtgcgaccgacctggcccgtcggttgcgcGCGCCAGCGCAGGCCCCGTGAAGACTGTCCCAAGTTCAGCGCGCCCCTCtaccgatcgagcaacgggctgccgctgcgtcgccccatcaggctgcagcgccgccgccccgtggttttcTCCCGGCTGCACCTACCCACGTCACCGTTGCgttgccccttcgggccgtagtgccgcggcccgcggtccaccgccgcccagggacctgataacccacaagtataggggatcgcaacagttttcgagggtagagtattcaacccaaatttattgattcgacacaaggggagccaaagaatattctcaagtattagcagctgagttgtcaattcaaccacacctggaaacttaatatctgcagcaaaatgtttagtagcaaagtaatatgatagtagaggtaacagtggtaaaaggtaatggtaacaaaagtaatatttttggtattttgtagtgatgataacaatagcaacggaaaagtaaataagtgagaacaatatatggaaagctcgtaggcaattgatcggtgatagagaattatgccggatgcggttcatcatgtaacagtcataacctagggtggcacagaactagcttcagttcatcaatgtaatgtaggcatgtattccgaatatagtcatacatgcttatggaaaagaacttgcatgccatcttttgtcctaccctcccgtggcagcggggtcctattggaaactaagggatattaaggcctccttttaatagagtaccggaccaaagcattaacacatagtgaatacatgaactcctcaaactacggtcatcaccgggagtggtcccgattattgtcacttcggggttgccggatcataacacatagtaggtgactatagacttgcaagataggatcaagaactctcatatattgatgaaaacataataggttcagatctgaaatcatggcactcgggccctagtgacaagcattaagcatagcaaagtcatagcaacatcaatctcagaacatagtggatactagggatcaaaccctaacaaaactaactcgattacatgataaatctcatccaacccatcaccgtccaacaagcctacgatggaattactcacgcacagcggtgagcatcatgaaattggtgatggaggatggttgatgatgacgatggcgacagattcccctctccggagccccgaacggactccagatcagccctcccgagagagtttagggcttggcggcggcttcatatcgtaaaacgtgatgaatccttcttcctggttttttttctccccgaaaatgaatatatggagtcagggttgaggtctgtggagcgtcagggggcccacgaggcagggggcgcgcccccaccctcgtggactggtggaggccccctgacgtggatcttccttctagtattttttatatattccaaaacaattctccattgattttcaggtcattctgagaacttttatttctgcacaaaaataacaccatgacaattctgctgaaaacaacgtcagtccgggttagttccattcaaatcatgcaagttagagtccaaaacaagggcaaaagtgtttggaaaagtagatacgacggagacgtatcaactcccccaagcttaaacctttgcttgtcctcaagcaattcagttgataaactaaaagtgataaagaaaaacttttacaaactctgtttgctcttgtcgttgtaaatatgtcaagccagcattcaagttttcagcaaagattatgaactaaccatattcacaataacatttaggtctcatgtttactcatatcaatgacataatcaactagcgagcaagaataataaatctcggatgacaacactttctcaaaacaatcatgatatgatataacagggtggtatctcgctagccctttctgagaccgcaaaacataaatgcagagcacctttaaagatcaaggactgactagacattgtaattcatggtaaaagagatccagacaagtcatactcaatgtaaactaacagtaatggatgcaaatgacagtggtgctctccaactggtgctttttaataagagggtgatgactcaacataaaagtaaatagataggcccttcgcagagggaagcagggatttgtagaggtgctagagctcggtttcgaaatagatatgaataatattttgagcggcatactttcattgtcaacataacaaccgagagatggcgatatcttccatgctacacacattataggcgattcTCAAATAGAATGGTAACGTTTataccccccctccaccaacaagcatcaatccatggcttgctcaaaacaatgagtgcctccaactaacaagagtcccaggggagttttgtttgcagttattttgatttgatttgcataaagcatgggactgggcatcccggtgaccagccattttctcgtgagtgaggagcggagtccactcctcttgagaataacccgcctaacatggaagataccgacatccctagttgatacatgagctattcaagcatacaaaacagaatgtttatttgaaggtttagattttggcacatacaaatttacttggaacgacaggtagataccgtatataggtaggtatgatagatgataacccacaagtataggggatcgcaacagttttcgagggtagagaattcaacccaaatttattgattcgacacaaggggagccaaagaatattctcaagtattagcagctgagttgtcaattcaaccacacctggaaacttaatatctgtagcaaagtgtttagtagcaaagtaatatgatagtggtgataacggtaacaaaaggtaatggtagtaaaaacaatgtttttggtattttgtagtggtgatagcaatagcaacaggaaagtaaataagcgaagaacaatatgtggaaagctcgtaggcaatggatcggtgatggagaattatgccggatgcggttcatcatgtaacagtcataacctagggtgacacagaactagctccagttcatcaatgtattgtaggcatgtattccgaatatagtcatacatgcttatggaaaagaacttgcatgacatcttttgtcctaccctcccgtggaagcggggtgatacgtctccaacgtatctataatttttgattgctccattctatattatctactgttttggtcaatattgggctttattatccacttttatattacttttgggactaacctattaaccggaggcccagcccagatttgctgttttatgcctatttcagtgtttcgaagaaaaggaatatcaaacggagtcgaaacggtacgaaatcaactggagaagttatttttggaaggaaactgctacgtcttgagcttgcgttggttttccccgaagaggaagggatgatgcagcagagtagcgtaagtatttccctcagtttttgagaaccaaggtatcaatccagtaggaggccacgctcaagtccctcgtacctgcacaaaatgatagctactcgcaaccaacgcgattaggggttgtcaagcccttcacggtcacttacgagagtgagatctgatagatagaatatttttggtattttttgatataaagatgcaaagtaaaagtaaaggcaaagtaaatagcaaaataatattaaagtgatggagattgatatgatgagaatagaccagggggcataggtttcactagtggcttctctcaagagcataagtattctatggtgggtgaacaaattactgttgagcaattgatagaattgtgcataattatgagaatatctaggcatgctcatgtatataggcatcacgtccgtgacaagtagatcaaaacgattctgcatctactactattactccactcatcgaccgctatccagcatgcatctagagtattaagttaaaaatagagtaacgccttaagcaagatgacatgatgtagagagataaattcatgcaatatgaaataaaccccatcttgttatcctcgatggcaatgatacaatacgtgccttgctgccccttctgtcactgggtaaggacaccacaagatcgaacccaaagctaagcacttctcccatggcaagaactaccaatctagttggccaaaccaaacggataattcaaagagacttgcaaagataaccaatcatacataaaagaattcagagaagattcaaatatcattcatagatagacttgatcataaaccca is drawn from Triticum dicoccoides isolate Atlit2015 ecotype Zavitan chromosome 4A, WEW_v2.0, whole genome shotgun sequence and contains these coding sequences:
- the LOC119289528 gene encoding uncharacterized protein LOC119289528; amino-acid sequence: MENKGAAAPAAPEKEEAQAAAAAATSCFKRTVGEDASLLELAKDQYRQFAEAQGRDHWECLKNKVSSMFADPIFGGLKPDSTANTPPPSVESQ